Proteins from a single region of Pithys albifrons albifrons isolate INPA30051 chromosome 10, PitAlb_v1, whole genome shotgun sequence:
- the MTF2 gene encoding metal-response element-binding transcription factor 2, translating into MRDSTAVGNSLVHKRSPVRRSHKTAASLTKPSVRDGQKAKKPLCKFEEGQDVLARWSDGLFYLGTIKKINKLKQNCFIIFEDSSKSWVLWKDIQTGATEGGEMVCTICQEEYSEAPNEMVICDKCGQGYHQLCHTPNIDSSVIDSDDKWLCRQCVFATTTKRGGALKKGPNAKALQVMKQTLPYNATDLEWDAGHKTNVQQCYCYCGGPGDWYLKMLQCCKCKQWFHEACVQCLQKPMLFGDRFYTFICSVCSSGPEYLKRLPLRWVDIAHLCLYNLSVIHKKKYFDSELELMAYINENWDRLHPGELADTPKSERYEHVLEALNDYKTMFMSGKEIKKKKHLFGLRIRVPPVPPNAAFRAEKEPEGTSHEFKIKGRKSSKPIPDVRELSNGIEKKGKKKSVGRPPGPYTRKMIHKTPESSPLDNEPVPMMENPALELPCTVGKSDGTAHSSNTSDVESTGAASMKETTSSSISRHYSLSDSRKRTRTGRTWPAAIPHLRRRGRFPRKALQTQNSEIVKDDESKEDYQYDELNTEILNNLADQELQLNHLKNSITSYFGAAGRIACGEKYRVLARRVTLDGKVQYLVEWEGATAS; encoded by the exons ATGAG AGACTCCACAGCGGTGGGTAACTCACTGGTCCACAAGCGCTCTCCTGTCCGTCGCAGCCACAAGACTGCAGCGTCTCTGACCAAGCCCTCGGTGCGTGATGGACAGAAAGCCAAAAAGCCACTTTGTAAATTTGAGGAAGGTCAGGATGTCCTAGCTAGATGGTCAGATGGCTTGTTTTACCTTGGAACTATCAAAAAG ATaaacaaactgaaacagaacTGCTTCATTATATTTGAAGACAGTTCCAAATCCTGGGTTCTCTGGAAGGACATACAAACAG GAGCCACTGAAGGTGGGGAAATGGTCTGTACAATATGTCAGGAAGAGTATTCAGAAGCACCGAATGAAATGGTTATATGTGATAAATGTGGGCAAG GTTACCATCAGCTCTGTCACACACCCAATATTGATTCCAGCGTGATTGATTCAGATGATAAATGGCTCTGTCGACAGTGTGTTtttgcaacaacaacaaag agaggtggtgcgCTTAAGAAAGGACCAAATGCCAAAGCACTGCAAGTCATGAAACAAACGTTACCATATAATGCAACAGACCTTGAGTGGGATGCAGGTCATAAAACCAACGTGCAGCAGTGTTACTGCTATTGTGGAGGACCTGGAGA CTGGTATCTAAAGATGTTGCAGTGCTGCAAATGTAAGCAGTGGTTTCATGAGGCTTGTGTGCAGTGCCTCCAAAAGCCAATGCTTTTTGGTGACAG GTTTTATACATTCATTTGCTCAGTTTGCAGTTCTGGACCAGAATACCTCAAACGTTTACCCTTGAGATG GGTAGATATAGCACATCTATGCCTTTACAACCTAAGTGTTATTCATAAGAAGAAGTATTTTGATTCGGAGCTTGAACTTATGGCCTACATTAATGAAAACTGGGATAGATTGCATCCTGGTGAG CTGGCAGATACACCAAAATCTGAAAGATATGAGCATGTCCTGGAGGCATTAAATGATTACAAGACCAT GTTTAtgtctggaaaagaaataaagaaaaagaagcatttgTTTGGCTTGAGAATTCGTGTTCCTCCTGTGCCACCAAATGCTGCTTTCAGGGCTGAGAAAGAACCAGAAGGAACTTCCCACGAGTTCAAAATTAAAGGCAGAAAGTCATCTAAACCAATCCCTGATGTGAG GGAATTAAGTAATGGTatagaaaaaaaggggaaaaaaaaatcagtaggtCGTCCACCTGGTCCCTATACAAGAAAAATGATTCACAAAACTCCAGAGTCGTCTCCTCTG gatAATGAACCAGTTCCGATGATGGAGAACCCAGCCTTGGAATTACCCTGCACTGTTgg GAAATCTGATGGAACTGCACATTCATCCAATACCTCAGATGTGGAATCCACAGGTGCTGCCAGTATGAAAGAAACTACCTCATCTAGCATTTCCAGACATTATAG TTTATCTGACTCGAGAAAAAGGACTCGTACAGGAAGAACTTGGCCTGCTGCAATACCACATTTGAGGAGGAGAGGTCGCTTTCCACGAAAAGCACTCCAGACTCAAAATTCAGAAATTGTAAAAGATGATGAGAGCAAGGAAGATTACCAGTATGATGAACTCAATACAGAGATACTTAACAACTTAGCAGATCAGGAGTTGCAGCTCAATCATCTAAAGAACTCGATTACTAGTTATTTTGGTGCAGCAGGTAGAATAGCTTGTGGGGAGAAATACCGTGTGTTGGCTCGTCGGGTGACACTTGATGGAAAGGTGCAGTATCTTGTGGAGTGGGAAGGAGCAACTGCATCCTGA